In a genomic window of Melanotaenia boesemani isolate fMelBoe1 chromosome 1, fMelBoe1.pri, whole genome shotgun sequence:
- the terb2 gene encoding telomere repeats-binding bouquet formation protein 2 isoform X1, whose protein sequence is MFRFKSAWFSSSVPQERLNFWILEGGSITGWRAADYLFSEDAACPDTLMIFGSKDYLWNEVTVFHSLFLSVCEKRQSVKSVCIGHYVLPPASVQDEVRKVVGRLIWECDGEQSVAASNHMCLTEDECNEEEVSRSDYEPSDTDSSESEASPYGHLRNPVDSMLTAYVSMDSLEKYPGDLCDVHLRHLRCSKCKAYYLTHS, encoded by the exons ATGTTTCGGTTTAAAAGTGCTTGGTTTTCAAGCAGTGTGCCACAAGAGCGTCTCAATTTTTGGA TATTGGAGGGTGGGAGCATCACGGGTTGGAGGGCAGCAGATTACCTCTTCAGTGAGGATGCAGCATGTCCTGATACTCTGAT gataTTTGGAAGCAAAGATTATCTCTGGAATGAAGTGACAGTTTTTCAcagtttatttctgtctgtctgtgaaaAGCGGCAAAGTGTGAAATCGGTGTGTATTGGTCATTATGTGCTGCCTCCAGCGTCTGTACAGGATG AGGTGAGAAAAGTGGTTGGGAGGTTGATTTGGGAGTGTGATGGTGAACAGTCAGTTGCAGCG AGCAACCATATGTGCCTGACTGAAGATGAATGTAATGAAGAAGAAGTCAGCAGAAGTGA TTATGAACCATCTGATACCGACTCATCAGAAAGCGAAGCTTCTCCGTATGGTCATTTGAGAAACCCAGTTGATAGTATGCTCACAG CGTACGTCAGCATGGACAGCCTGGAAAAATATCCAGGAGATCTTTGTGATGTCCATCTCAGACATTTACGATGCTCCAAATGTAAAGCCTACTATTTGACACATtcataa
- the terb2 gene encoding telomere repeats-binding bouquet formation protein 2 isoform X2 — MFRFKSAWFSSSVPQERLNFWILEGGSITGWRAADYLFSEDAACPDTLMIFGSKDYLWNEVTVFHSLFLSVCEKRQSVKSVCIGHYVLPPASVQDEVRKVVGRLIWECDGEQSVAASNHMCLTEDECNEEEVSRTSAWTAWKNIQEIFVMSISDIYDAPNVKPTI, encoded by the exons ATGTTTCGGTTTAAAAGTGCTTGGTTTTCAAGCAGTGTGCCACAAGAGCGTCTCAATTTTTGGA TATTGGAGGGTGGGAGCATCACGGGTTGGAGGGCAGCAGATTACCTCTTCAGTGAGGATGCAGCATGTCCTGATACTCTGAT gataTTTGGAAGCAAAGATTATCTCTGGAATGAAGTGACAGTTTTTCAcagtttatttctgtctgtctgtgaaaAGCGGCAAAGTGTGAAATCGGTGTGTATTGGTCATTATGTGCTGCCTCCAGCGTCTGTACAGGATG AGGTGAGAAAAGTGGTTGGGAGGTTGATTTGGGAGTGTGATGGTGAACAGTCAGTTGCAGCG AGCAACCATATGTGCCTGACTGAAGATGAATGTAATGAAGAAGAAGTCAGC CGTACGTCAGCATGGACAGCCTGGAAAAATATCCAGGAGATCTTTGTGATGTCCATCTCAGACATTTACGATGCTCCAAATGTAAAGCCTACTATTTGA